TATAAAGCAGAAATCTAGGGTTAAGGAAGATACTGTTATTGGGTTGGTATTTACTGGGTTTTTCGCTCTTGGAATTGTATTAGTTTCTAAGATTAAAAGTAATATTGATCTGCACTCTATCCTTTTTGGTAGTCCATTAGGAATATCACTTTCAGATGTAAAACAAACTATATTCATTTCTTTATTGGTAGTAATCCTTTTATCAATTTTTAGGAAAGATTTAATGCTGTATTGTTTTGATCCTAGGCATGCAAAAACAGTTGGAATTAACGTATTTTTTCTTCACTATTTACTCCTCACGTGCTTATCTTTGGCAGCAGTTGTGGGCTTGCAGTCTGTTGGAATTATTTTGGTAGTTGCGATGTTGATTACACCAGGGGCTACAGCATATTTACTTACTGATAAGTTTGATAATATGACAATAATTTCAGTATTAAGTGCAATTATCTCAAGCCTAATAGGAATCTACATTAGTTTTTGGTTTGATCTTGAAACAGGTGGATCAATTGTCTTGGCACAAACTTTTATATTTTTATTCGCTTTTTTATTCGCTCCAAGATACGGAATATTTAAGATAAAGAAATTTTTTGCTGGTTATAAATGATAGTGGTGGAAGAAACTTTTAACAAAAAGTGGTATTGGTGGCCATTATTTCCCCTATATCCTTATGGGAAAAAGAAAACAATCTTAAGAGAATTAATTCCTGATCAAATATGGTCCTTGGAACAAATACAGGGACTTTATTATGTTGCGGTTCCAATAAGAATGACGGTAATAAAGGTTGATAATGGGTTGATGCTAATAAACCCACTGCCTCCTACAAAAGAATTAATAAATGAATTAGAAAAATTAATTGCGATTCACGGCAAAGTAAAAACAATAATTCTCCCAAGTGCCTCCGGACTAGAACATAAAATCGGACTGCCAGCTCTTTCAAGAATTTTCAAAGATGCAGAAATTTGGCTTTGTCCTGGACAGTGGAGTTTTCCCATCAATCTTCCACTAGACTTTTTGGGTATTCCATCAAAAAGATCAAGAATACTGTTTGAGGAAGGTACTCCACATACGAACTACTTTAAATGGTCTTCATTAGGCCCACTGAATTTAGGACTTGGAAGATATCAAGAGATAAGCTGTTTCCATTATTCTACGAAAACTCTTCATGTAACTGACGCACTAGTTGGAATAGACTCCACTCCACCTGAGATATTTAATTTTGATCCAACTCCACTTCTTTTTCATTCGAGAGAGAGAGGAGATGAACCTTTGATTGACTCCATTGAACAAAGAAAAAAAGGCTGGAAAAGGTTAGTCTTATTTTCATCTTTTTTGAAACCAGGTAAATTAAATATTCCACCTTTGAGAGAAATATTTAAGTATTCGTTCAAAAAAGATCTTAGAAATTGGAGATCTCATTT
The Prochlorococcus marinus XMU1405 genome window above contains:
- a CDS encoding metal ABC transporter permease; amino-acid sequence: MELCSFLALDSFITDPLTHDFMRKALLMSSLVAAVCGFLSSYLTLKGWALMGDAVSHSVMPGVVVAYALGLPFSLGAFIFGVGSVALIGFIKQKSRVKEDTVIGLVFTGFFALGIVLVSKIKSNIDLHSILFGSPLGISLSDVKQTIFISLLVVILLSIFRKDLMLYCFDPRHAKTVGINVFFLHYLLLTCLSLAAVVGLQSVGIILVVAMLITPGATAYLLTDKFDNMTIISVLSAIISSLIGIYISFWFDLETGGSIVLAQTFIFLFAFLFAPRYGIFKIKKFFAGYK
- a CDS encoding DUF4336 domain-containing protein, giving the protein MIVVEETFNKKWYWWPLFPLYPYGKKKTILRELIPDQIWSLEQIQGLYYVAVPIRMTVIKVDNGLMLINPLPPTKELINELEKLIAIHGKVKTIILPSASGLEHKIGLPALSRIFKDAEIWLCPGQWSFPINLPLDFLGIPSKRSRILFEEGTPHTNYFKWSSLGPLNLGLGRYQEISCFHYSTKTLHVTDALVGIDSTPPEIFNFDPTPLLFHSRERGDEPLIDSIEQRKKGWKRLVLFSSFLKPGKLNIPPLREIFKYSFKKDLRNWRSHFGIYPFLWDEDWESSLVEIMGEDTSKIQVAPVLQKLIFPRSKEVLLKWLEHIKSFEDMEYLIPAHFTAPIKFTIEDCQKLINEVNSQKWDKLPEDNKFLMGLYKKLFELGIIPDEVNL